One Pseudomonas syringae CC1557 genomic window, TGTTGGTGTGCTGTTCAACAGCTGCACAGCGCGTTGTCCAGCACCTTGCGCAGTTCCAGTGGATGATCGACGACGACATCTGCGCCCCAGTGATCCGGATTGTCCTCGGGGTGGATGTAGCCGTAGCGCACCGCAGCGGTTCGGGTGCCTGCATCCCGCCCGGATTCGATGTCGCGCAGGTCATCGCCGACGAACAGGACGCTGGCCGGGTCCAGGTCGAGCATCTTGCAGGCCAGAATCATCGGTTCAGGGTGCGGTTTGCTGTGCGTGACGTGATCCGGGCAGATCAGCACGGCCGAACGCTCGGACAGCTTGAGTCGTTCCATGATCGGCTGGGCGAAACGCACCGGCTTGTTGGTCACGACGCCCCAGATCAGACCGGCCTTTTCGATGTCGGCCAGCAGCTCGGGCATGCCGTCGAACAACGTGCTGTGAACGGCGCAGTCGCGCTGGTAGCGCTCCAGAAACTCCAGGCGCAATGCCTCAAACTCTGGCTTGTCGGGAGACATCGCAAAGGTCGCGGCGACCATGGCCTTGGCGCCCCCTGATATCTCGTCGCGAATCCGTTTGTCCGGTACTGCGGGAAGGCCGCGGTCAGCCAGCATCGCCTGTGCAATGGCGATGAAGTCCGGCGCGGTGTCGAGCAAAGTGCCGTCCATGTCAAATAAGACCGCTCTCAAGCGCATGGCTTATGCCTCCCGCAGAGTCTGGATCATGTAGTTGACGCCAACGTCGGAAGCCAGTTTGTAATGCTTGGTCAGCGGATTGTAGGTCAGGCCGATGATGTCTTTGACTTCAAGGCCCGCATCGCGGCTCCAGGCGCCCAGTTCCGACGGACGAATGAATTTCTTGAAGTCATGGGTGCCGCGGGGCAGCAGACCGAGAATGTATTCCGCGCCGACCACCGCGAACAGATAAGCCTTGGGGTTGCGGTTGATGGTCGAGAAGAACACCTGGCCGCCAGGCTTCACCATGCGGTAGCAAGCGCGGATCACCGAGGAGGGGTCGGGCACGTGCTCAAGCATTTCAAGGCACGTCACCACATCGAACTGCTCGGGCATTTCTTCGGCCATGTCTTCGGCGGTGATCTGCCGGTACTCGACGCTGACGCCTGACTCCAGCTGGTGCAGTCGGGCGACTGCCAGCGGTGCCTCGCCCATGTCTATGCCGGTCACGGTCGCGCCACGCAGCGCCATTGCTTCGCTGAGAATGCCGCCGCCGCAGCCGACGTCCAGAACCTTTTTGCCGGCCAGATTGACGCGCTCGTCGATCCAGTTGACGCGCAGCGGGTTGATGTCATGCAGCGGCTTGAATTCGCTCTCGCGGTCCCACCAGCGATGGGCCAGGGCCTCGAATTTGGCGATTTCTGCGCGGTCGACGTTGCTCATGGGTGTCCCTCTTGAACTCAAAATTCGTTTTCATCAGTCAGGCTATAGATAAGCCTGACCGTCATGTGTTCGATCCGGCTGCGGTTATTCGGACTTGCCGGCAATGCGCCTGCCCCAGGCAATCGCAGTCTCGCACAGGGCCTGTTCGTCCATTCGGGTCAGGCGGCTGTCGTCGAGCAGTTGCTTTCCAGCAACCCAGACGTGGCTCACGCAATCGCGGCCGGTGGCATATATAAGCTGGGATACCGGATCATAGATCGGTTGCTGGGCCAGCCTCGACAAATCGAAAGCGACCATGTCGGCAGCCTTGCCGAGTTCCAGTGAGCCGGTTTCGTCCTGCAGGCCCAGTGCACGCGCGCCATTCAGGGTGGCCATGCGCAAGGCCCGGTGGGCATCCAGCGCCGTGGCCGAACCGGCGACGGCCTTGGCGAGCAGCGCCGCGGTGCGGGTTTCGCCGAGCAGGTCGAGATCGTTGTTGCTGGCTGCGCCGTCGGTGCCCACTGCAACGTTCACACCAGCCTGCCATAGTCGCTCCACCGGACAGAAACCACTGGCCAGCTTGAGGTTGGACTCGGGGCAATGGATCACGCTGGAGTTGCTTTCCACCAACAGTTCCAGGTCATCATCGTTGATCTGCGTCATGTGTACGGCCTGGAAGCGCGGGCCGAGCATGCCCAGGCGGTGCAGGCGGGCGAGAGGGCGCTCCTGACGCTGCTCGACCGCCTGTTCTACTTCGAACGCGGTCTCGTGAACGTGCATCTGGATCATGGCGTCGAGTTCGTCGGCAATGACCCGGACCTTTTCCAGGTTTTCGTCACCGACGGTATAAGGCGCATGCGGGCCAAAGGCGATCTTGATACGTGGGTGATGGGCGAGGTCGTTGAACAGCTCTATGCCATTGTGCAGGGCTTCTTCGGTGGTGCGGGCCCCCGGAATCGGGAAGTCCAGCACCGGAACAGTGATTTGCGCGCGCATGCCGCTGGCGTGAACCCGCTCGGCAGCCACTTTTGGGTAGAAATACATGTCCGAGAAACAGGTGATGCCGCCCTTGAGCTGTTCGGCGATGGCCAGATCGGTACCGTCCCGTACGAAGTCTTCATCGACCCATTTGCTCTCGGCGGGCCAGATATGGTCCTGCAGCCAGGTCATCAGTGGAAGGTCGTCGGCCAGGCCGCGAAACAGGGTCATCGCCGCATGACCGTGGGCGTTGATCAGGCCGGGGCTGAGCAGCATGCCGGGCAGCTCCCGGATCTCTGCGGCGCTCTGCCGCAAGGCCTCGGCCCGCGGACCTATATAGGCGATACAGCCGTCGCGAATGCCGATGCCATGGTCCTTGAGTACCACGCCTGCGGGCTCGACCGGCACCAGCCAGGAGGGCAGGAGCAAAAGGTCGAGCGGTGGCGTGGCGTTAGGCATGAGAAGGTTTCCAGAGCTTATTACGTTGATGACGAAGTATACCCGAGCGTCTTCGCGGACGGCTCGCTATAATCAGCGGCTTTTGATGCTGGGTTTCGGATGTTCAAGATGGAGTTGGCGATGCGCGATCGACTGTTGGCTGCGGAGAAAGTAAAGGCCATCGATTGGCGAGACAACACTCTCTACCTGCTGGATCAGCGGGTACTGCCGTTCGAGGAAATCTGGCACCCCTACACCACTGCGCAAGGGGTTGCCGAGGCCATTCACACGATGGTAGTGCGCGGCGCGCCAGCCATCGGCATCAGTGCTGCCTATGGCGCGGTGCTCAGTGCCCGTGCGCGGATTGCCGAAGGCGGAGACTGGTACGCAGCACTGGAAGAGGATTTCCTGATGCTGACCGATTCGCGTCCGACCGCAGTCAATCTGGTCTGGGCGTTGAACCGCATGCGCGACCGCCTGTTGCGGGTAAAGGACGGAGACGACCCGCTGGTTGCTCTGGAAGCCGAAGCGATAGCGATCCATCTGAGTGACCGCGAAGCCAATCTGACCATGGCGCAGCTGGGCGCTGACCTGATCCGCAGGCATCAGGGCAATCTGCAGACCGTTCTGACCCACTGCAATACCGGTGCGCTCGCCACCGGCGGTTTCGGCACGGCGCTGGGCGTGATTCGCGCGGCGCACCTGGAAGGCATGATCGAGCGCGTCTATGCCGATGAAACCCGGCCGTGGTTGCAGGGTTCGCGACTGACCGCCTGGGAACTGGCCAACGAAGGCATCCCGGTCACCCTCAACGCAGATTCCGCCGCCGCGCACCTGATGCGTACCAAAGGCATCACCTGGGTGATCGTAGGCGCGGACCGCATCACCGCCAATGGCGACGTGGCAAACAAGATCGGCACCTACCAACTGGCGGTCGCTGCGATGCACCATGGCGTGCGCTTCATGGTGGTGGCACCCAGCTCGACCATTGATATGGACATGGCCAGTGGCGATGACATCGTTATCGAGGAGCGCGACGGTCGTGAGCTGCTTGAAGTCGGTGGGCGGCGGGTCGGAGCGAATGTCGAGGCCTTCAATCCGGTGTTCGACGTGACGCCGGCAGACCTGATCGATGCCATCGTGACCGAGAAGGGCATTGTCGAGCGTCCCGACACCGCGCGAATGGCCCAGTTGATGAGTCGCAAACACCTGCACTGATCTGCATGGCTCACGCGTGGCCGCTTGACTGAAGCGGCTGCGCGGGCCTGTAAGCGTCTCTCAGGCGACTTGTGCGTAGGTGGCTCGTTTTCAGCGCCTGCAAAGGATGTGAGCACCTCCGCGATTGTGGTAACATCCGGCGGTTTCCGGGGGCGCTGACAATGGTCGCCCCTACTGCGTAGATGCATGGCATAACTCGTTGATTTGTCGTAAGTCGCTGCCTGCAAATGCTGGCAGCGGCGAGCTTCGTAAATCCCGAATGGGTTTATGAGGTTTCACCAGAAAAAGGAATCAGGCTTCTCATGGGCGAACTGGCCAAAGAAATCCTCCCGGTCAATATCGAAGACGAGCTGAAGCAGTCCTACCTCGACTACGCAATGAGCGTGATCGTCGGTCGAGCACTGCCCGATGCGCGCGACGGCTTGAAGCCCGTGCACCGGCGCGTGTTGTTCGCAATGAGCGAGCTGGGTAACGACTGGAACAAGCCGTACAAGAAATCCGCCCGTGTGGTTGGTGACGTAATCGGTAAGTATCACCCGCACGGCGACACTGCCGTGTACGACACCATCGTACGTATGGCTCAGCCATTCTCGCTGCGCTACCTGCTGGTAGACGGCCAGGGCAACTTCGGTTCGGTCGACGGCGACAATGCGGCGGCCATGCGATACACCGAAGTGCGCATGACCAAGCTGGCTCACGAGCTGCTGGCCGACCTGCATAAGGAAACCGTCGACTGGGTGCCGAACTACGACGGCACCGAAATGATCCCTGCGGTCATGCCGACCCGTATTCCCAACCTGCTGGTCAACGGCTCCAGCGGTATCGCCGTGGGCATGGCGACCAACATTCCGCCGCACAACCTTGGTGAAGTCATCGACGGCTGTCTGGCGCTGATCGACAACCCCGAGTTGACGATCGACGAATTGATGCAGTACATCCCCGGCCCGGACTTCCCGACGGCGGCGATCATCAACGGTCGCGCGGGCATCATCGAAGCCTACCGCACTGGCCGTGGACGCATTTACATGCGTGCCCGCTCCATCGTTGAAGACATCGACAAGGTCGGCGGTCGTCAGCAGATCGTCATCACCGAACTGCCTTACCAGCTTAACAAGGCGCGTCTGATCGAGAAGATCGCCGAGCTGGTCAAGGAAAAGAAACTCGAAGGCATCACCGAGCTGCGCGACGAGTCCGACAAG contains:
- the mupP gene encoding N-acetylmuramic acid 6-phosphate phosphatase MupP is translated as MRLRAVLFDMDGTLLDTAPDFIAIAQAMLADRGLPAVPDKRIRDEISGGAKAMVAATFAMSPDKPEFEALRLEFLERYQRDCAVHSTLFDGMPELLADIEKAGLIWGVVTNKPVRFAQPIMERLKLSERSAVLICPDHVTHSKPHPEPMILACKMLDLDPASVLFVGDDLRDIESGRDAGTRTAAVRYGYIHPEDNPDHWGADVVVDHPLELRKVLDNALCSC
- the ubiG gene encoding bifunctional 2-polyprenyl-6-hydroxyphenol methylase/3-demethylubiquinol 3-O-methyltransferase UbiG, producing MSNVDRAEIAKFEALAHRWWDRESEFKPLHDINPLRVNWIDERVNLAGKKVLDVGCGGGILSEAMALRGATVTGIDMGEAPLAVARLHQLESGVSVEYRQITAEDMAEEMPEQFDVVTCLEMLEHVPDPSSVIRACYRMVKPGGQVFFSTINRNPKAYLFAVVGAEYILGLLPRGTHDFKKFIRPSELGAWSRDAGLEVKDIIGLTYNPLTKHYKLASDVGVNYMIQTLREA
- the mtnA gene encoding S-methyl-5-thioribose-1-phosphate isomerase codes for the protein MRDRLLAAEKVKAIDWRDNTLYLLDQRVLPFEEIWHPYTTAQGVAEAIHTMVVRGAPAIGISAAYGAVLSARARIAEGGDWYAALEEDFLMLTDSRPTAVNLVWALNRMRDRLLRVKDGDDPLVALEAEAIAIHLSDREANLTMAQLGADLIRRHQGNLQTVLTHCNTGALATGGFGTALGVIRAAHLEGMIERVYADETRPWLQGSRLTAWELANEGIPVTLNADSAAAHLMRTKGITWVIVGADRITANGDVANKIGTYQLAVAAMHHGVRFMVVAPSSTIDMDMASGDDIVIEERDGRELLEVGGRRVGANVEAFNPVFDVTPADLIDAIVTEKGIVERPDTARMAQLMSRKHLH
- a CDS encoding TRZ/ATZ family hydrolase, with translation MPNATPPLDLLLLPSWLVPVEPAGVVLKDHGIGIRDGCIAYIGPRAEALRQSAAEIRELPGMLLSPGLINAHGHAAMTLFRGLADDLPLMTWLQDHIWPAESKWVDEDFVRDGTDLAIAEQLKGGITCFSDMYFYPKVAAERVHASGMRAQITVPVLDFPIPGARTTEEALHNGIELFNDLAHHPRIKIAFGPHAPYTVGDENLEKVRVIADELDAMIQMHVHETAFEVEQAVEQRQERPLARLHRLGMLGPRFQAVHMTQINDDDLELLVESNSSVIHCPESNLKLASGFCPVERLWQAGVNVAVGTDGAASNNDLDLLGETRTAALLAKAVAGSATALDAHRALRMATLNGARALGLQDETGSLELGKAADMVAFDLSRLAQQPIYDPVSQLIYATGRDCVSHVWVAGKQLLDDSRLTRMDEQALCETAIAWGRRIAGKSE